A single window of Hymenobacter sp. APR13 DNA harbors:
- a CDS encoding YihY/virulence factor BrkB family protein: MRLPTRRYHLPDVRRRRSYRKAIVFLKRLRFAGGRASVYDVVDRLMQEIRLDGIAKRASYMAFNFTIAIFPTIIFLFTLIPYIRIPNLNLYILEFLADLIPGEMYRAISGTIEDIVNIPHGGLLSFGFATALVLSSNGIMALLDAFEKKYPSFKKRTYVRKRVIATLLTVVLSSVLLVSVVGIFFGTYIIDALVFHEIVPEQYTAELITVIKYGSVVGLFLLTTCLVYYYVPPVHDKWPFLSAGAIVATLLIFLVSFLFILYVKIFDSYNHFYGSVGTLVGFMVWLDFVCMTLILGFEINVSIDAVTGRLRNNAAGLRLLNRVRNQQVKI; this comes from the coding sequence ATGCGCCTGCCCACCCGCCGCTACCACTTGCCCGATGTACGCCGCCGCCGGTCGTACCGGAAGGCTATTGTGTTTCTGAAGCGGCTGCGCTTTGCCGGCGGCCGGGCCTCGGTGTATGATGTGGTGGACCGGCTGATGCAGGAAATCCGGCTGGATGGCATTGCCAAGCGCGCCTCCTACATGGCGTTCAACTTCACCATTGCCATCTTTCCCACCATTATCTTTCTGTTCACGCTCATCCCGTATATCCGCATCCCGAACCTAAACCTGTACATTCTGGAGTTTCTGGCCGACCTGATTCCGGGTGAGATGTATCGGGCCATTTCGGGCACCATCGAAGACATCGTGAACATTCCGCACGGCGGGTTGCTGTCGTTTGGTTTTGCCACGGCGCTGGTGCTGAGCTCCAACGGCATCATGGCCCTGCTCGACGCCTTCGAGAAGAAGTACCCCTCGTTCAAGAAGCGCACCTACGTGCGCAAGCGGGTCATTGCCACGCTGCTGACGGTGGTGCTGTCGTCGGTGCTGCTGGTGTCGGTGGTGGGCATCTTCTTCGGTACCTATATTATTGATGCGCTGGTGTTTCACGAAATCGTGCCCGAGCAGTATACGGCTGAACTGATTACGGTCATCAAATACGGCTCGGTGGTGGGGCTGTTCCTGCTCACTACCTGCCTCGTGTATTACTACGTGCCGCCCGTGCACGACAAGTGGCCCTTCCTGTCGGCCGGGGCCATTGTGGCCACGTTGCTGATCTTCCTGGTGTCGTTCCTGTTCATCCTCTACGTGAAGATTTTCGACAGCTACAACCACTTCTACGGCTCAGTGGGCACGCTCGTGGGCTTCATGGTGTGGCTGGATTTCGTGTGCATGACCCTGATTCTGGGTTTCGAAATCAACGTCAGCATTGATGCCGTGACGGGCCGGCTGCGCAACAACGCCGCCGGGTTGCGTTTGCTGAACCGAGTACGCAATCAGCAAGTGAAAATTTAG
- a CDS encoding acyl-CoA thioesterase, producing MYSSDTQIRVRYAETDQMGYVYHGNYAAYFEVCRTEAFRQLGISYKDLEAEGVGMPVGEIRTRFRRPARYDDLLTVRLLLKQPAEGSRVLFEYEIYNEAQELLTEGHTLMVFVNMSTGRPVPIPPHIQQKLSGYFTDDEAGSPLTPPKAPSDAPAPAAFLK from the coding sequence ATGTATTCTTCCGACACCCAGATCCGCGTGCGGTACGCCGAAACCGACCAGATGGGCTACGTGTACCACGGCAACTACGCGGCCTACTTCGAGGTGTGCCGCACCGAGGCCTTCCGCCAACTGGGCATCAGCTACAAAGACCTGGAAGCCGAAGGCGTGGGCATGCCAGTAGGGGAGATACGCACCCGCTTCCGCCGCCCCGCCCGCTACGACGACCTGCTAACGGTGCGCCTGCTGCTCAAGCAGCCCGCCGAAGGCTCGCGGGTGCTGTTCGAATACGAAATCTACAACGAGGCCCAGGAACTACTCACCGAAGGCCACACCCTGATGGTGTTCGTGAACATGAGCACCGGCCGCCCGGTGCCCATCCCGCCGCACATCCAGCAGAAGCTGTCCGGCTACTTCACCGACGACGAAGCCGGCAGCCCGCTCACGCCTCCCAAAGCCCCCAGCGACGCGCCGGCCCCGGCCGCGTTTTTAAAATGA
- the mltG gene encoding endolytic transglycosylase MltG, which translates to MAKPRIDYKAKALKRRNRFAYITGISGLILITFSYYFYQVFFTPNVETKTPTYVLVRRGQTAKSVLDSVEATGVIVDKLSLRFVAKVMKYEKLVKPGRYELKDGYTNRELINALRTGRQSPLKLTFQNIRLRQDLAQKLNTAIDARPGQFDSLLSSPSYTKSLGFDTTSIMTMFIPNTYELYWNSTPDNLMQRMKKEYEKFWTPARDAKRKAMNLSRAEVSTLASIVEAEQQQHADERPRVAGVYLNRLRRGMKLQADPTVVYANQDFTIKRVLNVHLTKDSPYNTYKYAGLPPGPINLPSIASIDAVLNPERHDYLYFCAKEDFSGYHAFARNEQEHLVNARRYQAALTRSGIMK; encoded by the coding sequence ATGGCCAAACCCCGCATCGACTACAAAGCCAAGGCCCTGAAACGCCGCAACCGGTTCGCGTACATCACCGGTATTTCGGGCCTGATTCTGATTACGTTTTCCTACTATTTCTACCAGGTTTTCTTTACGCCGAACGTAGAAACCAAAACGCCCACCTACGTGCTGGTACGCCGCGGTCAGACCGCAAAGTCGGTGCTGGACTCGGTGGAGGCCACCGGCGTCATCGTGGATAAGCTCAGTCTGCGCTTCGTGGCCAAGGTGATGAAGTACGAAAAGCTGGTGAAGCCTGGCCGCTACGAGCTGAAAGACGGCTACACTAACCGCGAGCTGATCAACGCGCTACGCACCGGCCGCCAATCGCCGCTTAAGCTTACGTTCCAGAATATCCGCCTGCGCCAGGATCTGGCCCAAAAGCTCAACACGGCCATTGATGCCCGCCCCGGCCAGTTCGACAGCCTGCTCAGCAGCCCCAGCTACACCAAAAGCCTGGGCTTCGACACCACGAGCATTATGACCATGTTCATTCCGAACACTTACGAGCTGTACTGGAACTCCACGCCCGACAACCTCATGCAGCGCATGAAAAAGGAGTACGAGAAGTTCTGGACGCCTGCCCGCGACGCCAAGCGCAAAGCCATGAACCTTAGCCGCGCCGAAGTCAGCACCCTGGCCAGCATCGTGGAGGCCGAGCAGCAGCAGCACGCCGATGAGCGTCCGCGCGTGGCTGGCGTGTACCTCAACCGCCTGCGCCGCGGCATGAAGCTCCAGGCCGACCCCACGGTGGTGTACGCCAACCAGGATTTCACCATCAAACGGGTGCTCAACGTGCACCTCACCAAAGACTCGCCTTACAACACCTACAAGTACGCCGGCCTGCCGCCCGGCCCCATCAATCTGCCCAGCATTGCCAGCATCGACGCGGTGCTGAACCCCGAGCGCCACGACTACCTCTACTTCTGCGCGAAGGAGGACTTCAGCGGCTACCACGCCTTCGCCCGCAACGAGCAGGAGCACCTCGTAAACGCCCGCCGCTACCAGGCTGCCCTCACGCGGAGCGGGATTATGAAGTAG
- a CDS encoding T9SS type A sorting domain-containing protein: MQHSYSSRWQRLALLAALGLFGSTAAQAQLATYSFTNAAGDEATLPADAQPINASFSPMSRGTGLTPSPGSGSISATGWSLAALDAADYFAFTVQPASGFQVRLDSLVLDERRSGTGIRDWSVRSSVDNFATDLITVNVPDDSNTRTNKKIVLPAAFAARTGAVEFRIYGYNSEAIAGSWRIDNVRTYGLVSATGGTTTPTVEFGAASATVAENVGVVQIPVRLSSVSAQAVTVDVVLATPAGTATSPADYTYTTQTLTFPANSTTAQNATLTIVDDAVAESSETIILKLQNALPAGSATVSADSYTITVTDNDTPTGPVVSTVAALTVNDANGVPTQNTQVVSARGTVYGVNQRTAGYQFTLIDNTGGIGLFASAAIGTNVLAEGDSVLVTGALGQFNGLSQISMTGITPLGRARRTYSPRAVVAALTENEESELISIATPVTLVTPSQWTGAATAYNVDVTTAAGVVYQMRVPANSDFAGKPAPTTPFLLTGIGGQFDNTSPYTTGYQIVPRRYSDLAFVQSAAEPAFAKSLALYPNPATSQLTLRVAGARGAQVEILNSLGQVVSRSTATTDLTTLNVASLPAGMYGVRLTTSEGSATRRFVKQ, from the coding sequence ATGCAACACTCCTACTCTTCCCGGTGGCAGCGGCTGGCCCTTCTGGCCGCACTGGGCCTGTTTGGCTCTACGGCTGCCCAGGCACAGCTAGCTACCTATAGCTTCACCAACGCTGCCGGCGACGAGGCGACGCTGCCAGCTGATGCCCAGCCGATCAACGCTTCGTTTAGCCCAATGAGCCGTGGTACCGGCCTCACACCTTCCCCAGGCAGTGGTTCAATTTCGGCCACCGGCTGGTCGCTGGCTGCCTTGGATGCCGCCGATTACTTTGCTTTCACGGTACAGCCTGCCTCCGGCTTCCAGGTGCGCCTCGACAGCCTGGTGCTGGATGAGCGCCGCTCCGGCACCGGCATCCGCGACTGGTCGGTACGCTCCAGCGTCGACAATTTCGCGACTGACTTGATTACGGTGAACGTGCCCGACGACAGCAACACGCGCACCAATAAGAAGATTGTGCTGCCCGCAGCTTTCGCCGCCCGCACCGGGGCTGTGGAGTTCCGGATCTATGGCTACAATTCGGAAGCCATTGCCGGCTCGTGGCGCATAGACAATGTGCGCACGTATGGTTTGGTTAGCGCCACGGGCGGCACTACCACGCCTACCGTGGAGTTTGGCGCTGCATCGGCTACTGTAGCCGAAAACGTGGGTGTGGTGCAGATTCCGGTTCGCCTGAGCAGCGTTAGCGCGCAGGCTGTAACCGTAGATGTGGTACTGGCTACTCCGGCTGGCACTGCCACCTCTCCTGCCGACTACACCTATACCACCCAGACCCTCACTTTTCCGGCCAACAGCACCACCGCCCAGAACGCCACGCTCACCATCGTGGACGACGCCGTGGCTGAATCCAGCGAAACCATTATCCTGAAGCTGCAGAACGCACTGCCCGCCGGCTCGGCCACGGTATCGGCTGACAGCTACACCATCACTGTTACCGACAATGACACGCCTACCGGCCCTGTCGTATCGACGGTAGCAGCCCTGACTGTGAATGACGCCAACGGCGTGCCTACCCAGAACACGCAGGTAGTATCAGCTCGCGGTACGGTATATGGCGTAAACCAGCGGACGGCTGGCTACCAGTTCACGCTGATCGACAACACGGGCGGTATCGGCCTGTTTGCATCGGCCGCTATCGGCACCAACGTGCTGGCTGAAGGCGACTCCGTGCTGGTTACCGGTGCGCTGGGCCAGTTCAACGGCCTGAGCCAGATTTCAATGACCGGCATTACGCCGCTGGGCCGGGCCCGTCGCACGTATTCGCCCCGCGCCGTAGTGGCCGCCCTCACCGAAAACGAAGAATCGGAACTGATTTCCATTGCCACGCCCGTTACTCTGGTGACGCCTTCCCAGTGGACGGGTGCCGCTACGGCCTACAACGTAGACGTTACCACAGCTGCCGGGGTAGTGTATCAGATGCGGGTTCCTGCCAACTCCGACTTCGCTGGCAAGCCTGCGCCTACCACGCCGTTCCTGCTCACCGGCATCGGCGGACAGTTCGACAACACCTCGCCCTACACTACTGGCTACCAAATTGTGCCACGCCGCTACTCGGATCTGGCCTTCGTGCAATCGGCCGCCGAGCCCGCCTTCGCCAAGAGCCTGGCGCTGTACCCGAACCCTGCTACCAGCCAGCTCACGCTGCGTGTAGCCGGCGCCCGTGGGGCTCAGGTGGAAATCCTGAACTCGCTCGGCCAGGTGGTAAGCCGCTCAACGGCCACTACCGACCTGACCACTCTGAACGTGGCGTCGTTGCCGGCCGGCATGTACGGTGTGCGCCTCACTACGTCAGAAGGCTCGGCTACCCGTCGTTTCGTAAAGCAATAA
- a CDS encoding L-threonylcarbamoyladenylate synthase has translation MAATLLRIHPENPPQNRIQQVVDVLRRGGIIIYPTDTVYGIGCDIHNAKAVDKLCRIKGLNPEKAMLSFICADLSHISDYAHGITTPTYKVIKRALPGPFTFIFEASSKVPRQGGKQRKTVGIRVPDNQIIIQLVRELGNPIMSTSVREDENTLDEYVTDPDLIFEKYRSLVDLVIDGGFGNNVPSTIIDCTNDDFELVRQGAGDIEQYL, from the coding sequence ATGGCCGCTACGCTGCTCCGCATTCACCCCGAAAATCCGCCCCAGAACCGTATCCAGCAGGTAGTAGATGTGCTACGCCGTGGGGGAATTATTATTTATCCGACGGACACGGTGTATGGCATTGGGTGCGATATTCATAATGCGAAGGCTGTTGACAAGCTGTGCCGCATCAAAGGGCTGAACCCGGAAAAGGCCATGCTCAGCTTCATCTGCGCCGATTTGTCGCACATCAGCGACTACGCCCACGGCATCACCACGCCCACCTACAAAGTGATTAAGCGCGCTCTGCCCGGGCCGTTCACGTTCATCTTCGAAGCCAGCTCCAAAGTGCCGCGCCAGGGCGGCAAGCAGCGCAAAACCGTCGGTATCCGCGTGCCCGACAACCAGATCATCATTCAGCTGGTGCGCGAGCTGGGCAACCCCATCATGAGCACCTCGGTGCGCGAAGACGAAAACACGCTCGACGAGTACGTAACCGACCCCGACCTGATCTTCGAGAAATACCGCTCCCTGGTAGACCTCGTCATCGACGGCGGCTTCGGCAACAACGTCCCCAGCACCATCATCGACTGCACCAACGACGATTTCGAGTTGGTCCGCCAGGGCGCCGGCGACATCGAGCAGTATCTGTAA
- a CDS encoding lysophospholipid acyltransferase family protein, with protein MPKPYPWYYRPLNWLLRGLAHLPLPVLYVLADGIYLLLTYVVRYRRNVVLTNLRNSFPEKPEVELQRIAKEFYRHFAEVMVETLKLVVMPAAELKERVWFSNPEVLERHFAQGRTVLGLSSHAGNWEWVLTSGAVWLSAHADGVYKPLNNPFFESFLHQLRTRTGAGLIPMRDTLRDMLQRRGETRVVSLLSDQAAGPEDRPYWTEFMHQDSGFYTSADRLAARFHCPVVYVSIRRLRRGYYQIILTELYDGDAPLPANDFPITEAFVRQLERDIQDFPADYLWTHRRWKHKRP; from the coding sequence ATGCCCAAGCCCTATCCCTGGTATTACCGCCCGCTAAACTGGCTGTTGCGCGGCCTTGCTCATTTGCCGCTGCCGGTGCTCTACGTGCTGGCCGACGGGATATACCTGCTGCTGACCTATGTGGTGCGCTACCGCCGTAACGTGGTACTGACTAACCTGCGCAACTCTTTCCCGGAAAAGCCGGAAGTGGAACTCCAGCGCATCGCCAAAGAGTTTTACCGGCACTTCGCGGAGGTGATGGTGGAAACGCTGAAGCTGGTGGTGATGCCCGCCGCCGAGCTGAAGGAGCGGGTGTGGTTCAGCAACCCCGAGGTGCTGGAGCGCCACTTCGCGCAGGGCCGCACCGTGCTGGGCTTGTCGTCGCACGCGGGCAACTGGGAGTGGGTGCTGACTTCGGGGGCCGTGTGGCTGTCGGCGCACGCGGATGGGGTGTATAAGCCGTTGAACAACCCGTTTTTTGAGAGCTTTCTGCACCAACTGCGTACCCGCACCGGTGCCGGCCTGATTCCGATGCGCGACACGCTGCGCGACATGCTGCAGCGCCGCGGCGAAACCCGGGTGGTGAGCCTGCTCTCCGACCAGGCCGCCGGCCCCGAAGATCGGCCCTACTGGACTGAGTTCATGCACCAGGATTCCGGCTTCTACACCAGCGCCGACCGGCTGGCGGCCCGCTTCCATTGCCCGGTGGTGTACGTGAGCATCCGCCGCCTGCGTCGCGGCTACTACCAAATCATCCTTACGGAGCTATACGACGGCGACGCGCCGCTGCCTGCCAACGATTTCCCCATCACGGAAGCTTTCGTGCGCCAGCTGGAGCGGGATATTCAGGATTTTCCCGCCGACTATCTTTGGACGCACAGAAGGTGGAAGCACAAGCGCCCTTAG
- a CDS encoding WbqC family protein: protein MPAVLSELPYHPPIAFFSQLLGVDALWLEAHEHYRKQTYRNRCLILTAQGQQPLTVPVVDGNRSEKVAISALEIDYRQNWIHRHWRTLQTAYGGSPYFEYYADYLHDIYQQKPALLFDLNLQFLRFYLRCLRLRVPLHFTTTYLPATADPSLLLPDLLDCRDHLTPKAQASPEPDRTSGRPYPQTFGKDFVPGLSILDLLFMQGPAAGSFLA, encoded by the coding sequence ATGCCTGCCGTCTTATCCGAACTGCCCTACCACCCGCCAATTGCCTTTTTCAGCCAGCTGCTGGGGGTCGATGCCCTGTGGCTGGAAGCCCACGAGCACTACCGCAAGCAAACCTACCGCAACCGCTGCCTGATCCTGACGGCGCAGGGCCAGCAACCCCTCACCGTGCCCGTCGTAGACGGAAACCGCAGCGAGAAAGTAGCCATTTCCGCGCTGGAAATCGATTATCGGCAGAACTGGATTCACCGGCACTGGCGCACGCTGCAAACCGCGTACGGGGGCTCGCCGTACTTTGAATATTACGCCGATTACCTGCACGACATCTACCAGCAAAAGCCCGCGCTTTTGTTTGACCTGAACCTGCAGTTTCTGCGTTTCTACCTCCGCTGCCTGCGCCTGCGCGTGCCGCTGCACTTTACCACCACCTACCTGCCTGCTACCGCTGACCCCTCGCTCCTCCTACCCGACCTGCTCGACTGCCGCGACCACCTGACACCAAAGGCCCAGGCCAGCCCCGAACCTGACAGGACGTCGGGCCGGCCCTACCCCCAGACGTTTGGTAAAGATTTTGTACCGGGGCTCAGCATCTTAGACCTGCTCTTTATGCAGGGCCCGGCCGCCGGCAGTTTTCTCGCGTAG
- a CDS encoding ATP-dependent Clp protease ATP-binding subunit, whose amino-acid sequence MEAKFSNRVKEVISLSREEAIRLGHDYIGTEHLLLGMIREGEGTAIGLLKKLGVSVDELKYALEQATRNTATQGTSITGSIPLTKQTEKVLKITYLEAKIFKSEIIGTEHLLLSILRDEDNISSQILSKFNVNYESVRDSLDYHGNTANNPTNGPEADDDDNDRLFGGGAGRGGAGAGATPKKGTEKSRTPVLDNFGRDLTKLAEDDKLDPIVGREKEIERVAQILSRRKKNNPILIGEPGVGKTAIAEGLALRIIQKKVSRVLFGKRVVTLDLASLVAGTKYRGQFEERMKAVMNELEKSPDVILFIDELHTIVGAGGASGSLDASNMFKPALARGEIQCIGATTLDEYRQYIEKDGALARRFQMVMVDPTTPEETIEILHNIKDKYQDHHHVVYTDKAIEACVKLSDRYMSDRFLPDKAIDILDEAGARVHINNIVVPEDILKLEEQIENIKVEKNRVVKSQKYEEAAKLRDTEKKLIDQLDQAKKDWEEETKKKRYTVKEENVAEVIAMMTGIPVSRVAQNESSKLLKMGEELQGKVIGQDKAIKQLVKAIQRTRVGLKDPKKPIGSFVFLGPTGVGKTELAKVLATYLFDKEDSLVRIDMSEYMEKFSVSRLVGAPPGYVGYEEGGQLTEKIRRKPYSVILLDEIEKAHPDVYNLLLQVLDDGILTDGLGRKVDFRNTIIIMTSNIGARDLQDFGAGIGFGTKARNENMDELTKGTITNALRKTFSPEFLNRLDDVIVFNSLEKKDIHKIIDISLSKLLSRIQTLGYKVELTEAAKDFVAEKGYDPKYGARPLNRAIQKYIEDPIAEEILKAEIAQGDVITADYTAGAEELVFAVSKSGESMNLASDERPEEAPEPSDDEPTDNKKKGE is encoded by the coding sequence ATGGAAGCTAAATTCTCAAATCGAGTCAAGGAGGTCATCTCCCTGAGCCGGGAAGAGGCCATCCGGCTCGGGCACGACTATATCGGCACCGAACATCTGTTGCTGGGAATGATTCGCGAAGGGGAAGGCACGGCTATCGGACTGCTCAAGAAATTGGGCGTGTCGGTAGACGAGCTGAAATATGCCCTTGAGCAAGCCACTCGCAACACGGCCACCCAGGGCACGAGCATCACCGGCTCCATCCCGCTGACGAAACAGACCGAGAAAGTCCTCAAGATCACCTACCTCGAAGCCAAAATCTTCAAGAGCGAGATTATCGGTACGGAGCATTTGCTGCTGTCGATTCTGCGCGATGAAGACAACATTTCGTCCCAAATCCTCAGCAAATTCAACGTGAACTACGAATCTGTCCGCGATTCGCTGGATTACCACGGTAACACGGCGAACAACCCCACCAACGGCCCCGAGGCCGATGACGACGACAACGACCGCCTCTTTGGCGGCGGGGCAGGCCGCGGCGGTGCCGGGGCTGGCGCCACGCCCAAGAAAGGCACCGAAAAGTCGCGTACGCCCGTGCTCGACAATTTCGGCCGCGACCTGACCAAGCTGGCCGAGGACGACAAGCTCGACCCAATTGTGGGCCGCGAAAAGGAGATTGAGCGCGTAGCTCAGATCCTGAGCCGCCGCAAAAAGAACAACCCGATTCTGATCGGTGAGCCCGGTGTTGGTAAAACGGCTATTGCCGAAGGTCTCGCCTTGCGCATCATCCAGAAGAAGGTTTCGCGCGTGCTGTTCGGCAAGCGCGTGGTTACGCTGGACCTAGCGTCGCTGGTGGCCGGTACCAAGTACCGCGGCCAGTTCGAGGAGCGCATGAAAGCCGTGATGAACGAGTTGGAAAAGTCGCCCGACGTGATTCTGTTCATCGACGAGCTGCACACGATTGTGGGCGCTGGCGGTGCCTCCGGCTCGCTGGACGCTTCCAACATGTTCAAGCCGGCTCTGGCCCGCGGCGAAATCCAATGCATCGGCGCGACTACGCTCGACGAGTACCGCCAGTACATTGAGAAGGACGGCGCGCTGGCCCGTCGTTTCCAGATGGTAATGGTCGATCCGACCACGCCCGAGGAGACGATTGAAATCCTGCACAACATCAAGGACAAGTACCAGGACCACCACCACGTGGTGTACACCGACAAGGCCATTGAGGCCTGCGTAAAGCTGTCGGACCGCTACATGTCCGACCGGTTCTTGCCCGACAAAGCCATCGACATTCTCGACGAGGCTGGCGCCCGCGTGCACATCAACAACATCGTGGTGCCCGAGGATATTCTCAAGCTCGAAGAGCAGATTGAGAACATCAAGGTGGAAAAAAACCGCGTGGTGAAAAGCCAGAAGTACGAAGAGGCTGCCAAGCTGCGCGACACGGAGAAGAAGCTTATTGATCAGCTCGACCAGGCCAAAAAGGACTGGGAAGAGGAGACCAAGAAGAAGCGCTACACCGTGAAGGAGGAAAACGTGGCCGAAGTAATTGCCATGATGACCGGCATCCCCGTTTCGCGCGTGGCGCAAAACGAAAGCTCCAAGCTCCTGAAAATGGGCGAAGAGCTGCAGGGCAAGGTAATCGGGCAGGACAAGGCCATCAAGCAGCTGGTGAAAGCTATCCAGCGCACCCGCGTTGGCCTGAAAGATCCTAAGAAGCCCATCGGCTCGTTCGTGTTCCTGGGCCCGACGGGCGTAGGTAAGACCGAGCTGGCCAAGGTGCTGGCTACCTACCTCTTCGATAAGGAAGATTCGCTGGTGCGGATTGACATGTCGGAGTACATGGAGAAATTCAGCGTATCGCGCCTGGTAGGCGCGCCTCCCGGCTACGTGGGCTACGAAGAGGGCGGCCAGCTGACGGAGAAAATCCGCCGCAAGCCGTACTCGGTGATTCTGCTCGACGAAATCGAGAAGGCCCACCCCGACGTGTACAACCTGCTCCTGCAAGTGCTGGACGACGGTATCCTGACCGACGGCCTCGGCCGCAAGGTGGACTTCCGCAACACCATCATCATCATGACCTCGAACATCGGGGCGCGTGATCTGCAGGACTTCGGCGCCGGCATCGGCTTCGGCACGAAAGCCCGCAACGAGAACATGGACGAGCTGACGAAGGGCACCATCACCAACGCCCTGCGCAAAACCTTCTCGCCCGAGTTTCTCAACCGTTTGGACGATGTGATTGTCTTCAACTCGCTGGAGAAGAAAGACATCCACAAGATCATCGACATCAGCCTCAGCAAGCTGCTGAGCCGGATCCAGACGCTGGGCTACAAAGTAGAGCTGACCGAAGCCGCCAAGGACTTCGTGGCCGAGAAAGGCTACGACCCCAAATACGGCGCACGTCCGCTCAACCGGGCCATCCAGAAGTACATCGAAGACCCGATTGCCGAGGAAATCCTGAAGGCAGAAATTGCCCAGGGCGACGTCATCACGGCCGATTACACGGCCGGCGCCGAGGAGCTGGTGTTTGCGGTAAGCAAAAGCGGCGAATCGATGAATCTGGCCAGCGACGAGCGGCCGGAGGAAGCGCCGGAGCCATCGGACGACGAGCCGACGGACAACAAGAAGAAAGGCGAATAA
- a CDS encoding acyl-CoA carboxylase subunit beta: MSDPHAEAQLSKTEILARKNEEALLGGGQARIDAQHKKGKLTARERIDLLFDEGSFEEIGKFVMHRSKDFGLDKEYYLGDGVVTGYGTVNGRLVYAFSQDFTVFGGSLSETHAEKIVKIMDLAMKNGAPVLGLNDSGGARIQEGVVSLGGYADIFYKNTLASGVVPQLSAIMGPCAGGAVYSPAITDFILMVEDTSYMFVTGPNVVKTVTHENVTSEELGGASTHSAKSGVTHFSCANEVACITHLKQLLSYMPQNCEETAPMVPYEAGQDESRPALDTIIPDNPNQPYDIREVIDGIIDAGSFLEVHQNFAENIVVGFARLGGRSIGIVGNQPAVLAGVLDINASTKAARFVRFCDSFNIPLLVLEDVPGFLPGTDQEWRGIITNGAKLLYAFCEATVPRITVITRKAYGGAYDVMNSKHIGADMNYAWPTAEIAVMGAKGAAEIIFKREIAAAEDPEAKLQEKVDEYQQKFATPYRAAHRGFVDEVILPSQTRQKLIRAFKMLENKVDTLPRKKHGNIPL; encoded by the coding sequence ATGTCCGATCCGCACGCTGAAGCCCAACTGAGCAAAACCGAAATTCTAGCCCGTAAAAACGAAGAGGCCCTGCTCGGCGGCGGCCAGGCCCGCATCGATGCCCAGCACAAGAAAGGCAAGCTCACCGCCCGGGAGCGGATTGACCTGCTGTTCGACGAAGGCTCGTTTGAGGAAATCGGCAAGTTTGTGATGCACCGCTCCAAGGACTTCGGTCTGGACAAAGAGTATTACCTCGGCGACGGTGTGGTGACCGGCTATGGCACGGTGAACGGCCGGCTGGTGTACGCGTTTTCGCAGGATTTCACGGTGTTTGGCGGCTCGCTGAGCGAAACCCACGCCGAGAAAATCGTGAAAATCATGGACCTCGCCATGAAGAACGGCGCCCCAGTGCTCGGCCTCAACGACTCCGGCGGAGCCCGGATTCAGGAAGGCGTGGTGAGCCTGGGCGGCTACGCTGATATCTTCTACAAGAATACGCTGGCCTCGGGCGTGGTGCCGCAACTGTCGGCCATTATGGGGCCGTGCGCGGGCGGCGCGGTGTACTCGCCGGCCATCACCGACTTCATCCTGATGGTGGAGGACACGAGCTATATGTTCGTGACCGGGCCCAACGTGGTGAAGACCGTAACCCACGAAAACGTGACCAGCGAAGAGCTGGGCGGCGCCAGCACGCACTCGGCCAAGAGCGGCGTAACGCACTTCTCCTGCGCCAACGAGGTGGCCTGCATCACTCACCTCAAGCAGCTGCTGAGCTACATGCCGCAGAACTGCGAGGAAACGGCCCCCATGGTGCCCTATGAGGCCGGCCAGGACGAAAGCCGCCCCGCCCTCGACACCATCATCCCCGACAACCCCAACCAGCCCTACGACATCCGGGAAGTAATTGACGGCATCATCGACGCCGGCTCCTTCCTGGAGGTACACCAGAACTTCGCCGAGAACATCGTGGTAGGTTTTGCCCGCCTGGGCGGCCGCAGCATCGGCATCGTGGGCAACCAGCCGGCGGTACTGGCCGGCGTGCTCGACATCAACGCCAGCACCAAGGCGGCCCGCTTCGTGCGGTTTTGCGACTCGTTCAACATTCCGCTGCTGGTGCTGGAAGACGTGCCCGGCTTCCTGCCCGGCACCGACCAGGAATGGCGCGGCATTATCACCAACGGGGCCAAGCTGCTCTACGCCTTCTGCGAAGCCACCGTACCGCGCATCACCGTCATCACCCGCAAAGCCTACGGCGGGGCCTACGACGTGATGAACAGCAAGCACATCGGGGCCGACATGAACTACGCTTGGCCTACCGCTGAAATTGCGGTAATGGGTGCTAAGGGTGCCGCCGAAATCATCTTCAAGCGCGAAATTGCCGCCGCCGAAGACCCCGAGGCCAAGCTGCAGGAGAAGGTAGACGAGTATCAGCAGAAGTTTGCCACGCCCTACCGCGCCGCCCACCGCGGCTTCGTAGACGAGGTGATTCTGCCCTCGCAGACGCGCCAGAAGCTGATCCGCGCCTTCAAGATGCTGGAAAACAAAGTGGACACGCTGCCCCGCAAAAAGCACGGCAACATCCCGCTGTAA